The genomic segment TACTGGAGCCATAATAGCCCATTTTGCTGATGCAGAACCCATAAATAGATTAATAAATGCTGCTACACAAATAAATGCTACTACTAATGGGAATCCTGTAAATCCTATTGATTGTAAGAAATCAGCACCTTTAACAGCAACTATTGTTCCTAAACTTGTATATGAGAAGTAAGCTATAAATTGAGCAGCTACGAAAGCTAATGCCATATATCCACCCATACTAGCTAATGCTTTACCCATAAGTTTAGCTACATCTTTATCTGTTTTTATTGTTCCAACTGTTTTTCCATAAGCATATCCTGGAATCATAAAGAATAACATAATAATTGGTAATAATCCATTACCCATAAAATTATTTAAATTTCCATTTTCTCTAAATATTGCATTTTCTGGAATTGTTAAGAATCCCATAATTACCAAGAAAATAACTAAAGAAATTCCAGCATTTCTTAATCCTCTTTGCTCTAATTCTCCCATTTCAGTTAATTCTTCTTTATGGTCACCTTTATATTCTCCAAGTCTTGGTTCTACTATTTTTTCAGTAACTACTGTTCCTAATATAGTAATTAAGAAAGTTGATACCATCATAAAATACCAGTTAGCTGTAGGTAATACTGTATAATTAGGAGCAAATATTCTAGCTGCCTCTGTTGAAATTCCTCCAAGTAATGGGTCTATTGTTCCAAGTAATAAGTTAGCTGAGAATCCTCCAGATACCCCTGAAAAAGCTGCTGCTAGACCAGCTAATGGATGTCTTCCAACTGAAGCAAAAATTATAGCTCCAAGAGGTATTAATACAACATATCCAGCATCAGAAGCGATATTTGACATAACTCCAGCAAATACTAAAACAGCTGTTAATAATCTTGGTGGTGTTGATAAAACTAATTTTCTAAGAGAAGCATTAATAAGTCCTGTTCCTTCTGCTACTCCAACTCCTATCATAGCTACTAAAACTGTTCCTAAAGGAGCAAATCCAGTAAAGTTTTTAGTCATACTATTAAAAATATATCTAATTCCATTAGCATCTAATAAAGATTTTGCTTGAAGAGTAATGTCTTCAATCTTTTTAGTTTTCATATTCATTCCTGTATAAGTAACTTCTACTCCTGTTCTAACACAGATTTCTGATATTACAATAACTAATACTGATAATATAAAAAATAATGTTATAGGATGTGGTAATTTGTTTCCAACTTTTTCTACTCCATCCAGAAACTTGTTAAAAAAACCTTTTTTTTGTTCCATATAAAACCTCCGTTTTGTTAAAATGTACGCATTATTATTATATTATATTTTTTTATAAAAATCAACTTTTTTTGTAAAAAAAATACAATATATATTACAAATTGCTTATATAGTATACAAGATTTTTAACTAAAATTTTAATTTCTCTTTTAAAAGCTTTATTTTATTTCTTTAACACAAAATTTTCTCCATTTTTTTCTATAAGTCCTTGTTTTAAAAGACCTCCTATAGCTCTTTTAAAAGCTTTTTTACTTATTCCGAAATAATCATAAATTTCTTCTGGAGAACTTTTATCATTAAAATGAAAAGCAGATTTTAAGATTCTCATTTTTTCTAAAATAATTTTTCCATCATCATCTAATTGTTCAAAAGCTAATTTTCTAGGAGCTAAATCTAATTTTCCATCTTCTCTTACTCTTATAACTCTTGCTGTAATTTCTTGCCCTATTTTATATTCTTTAAAATATTCATTTTTAGGCATCATTCCAAAATATCTATCATCTACAGCTACAAAAACTCCTATATTATTATCTATATTATAAACAGTTCCTGTAACTAAATCATTTTTCTTATAATCTTTACAAGGTAAAAGGAATTTATAAACTTTCATTGTAGCTGATATTCTTCCCTTTTTATCTTCATATAGTCCTACTAAATATTTTTTTCCTATTTCTAATTTTCCTACTTCTTGCCCTTTTGGAAGTAATAATTCCTTTTTTAATCCCCAATCAAGAAAAGCTCCTATTTTAGAATTTATATCTGTTACTTCTAATTTTGCTAAAGTTCCTATTGTAGCATATGTAACTCTTAATGTTGAAATAAGTCTATCTTCTGAATCTCTGTAAATAAATACATCTAATTCCTCACCAATTTCTGGTTTTTTTTCTAATAACTCTAATTCATTTTTTGGAAGAAGTATGTTGTCTTCTTCATTTCCTGTTTCTGCATCTAAGTATAATCCGATTGGAGTATAATTGTTAACTTTTAACAATTGTCTTTTTCCTATTTTTATCATTTTTCCTCCTTAAAATATTTTTCAATAAAAAAATTGATATAAAAATATCAATAGATTAATATTATATCATTTATTGTAAAAAAATCAATTATTATTTTTCTTGACTTTTTTAGTTTGATATGATATCATTTTTGTATAAATATAAATTAACGGAGGAAAATTATGAATTTAAAAGATAAAGTATTAGAATTATTACAAAAATCTGAACCTATGAAAGCTGGAGAAATTGCTGAAGCTCTAGGAGAAGATAAAAAATTAGTTGATAAAGCTATAAAAGAATTAAAAGCTGAAGAATCTATAATATCTCCAAAAAGATGTTTTTATTCAGCTAAATAATAATTACGCCCCTACTAAAAATTCTTATAAATTAAAAGAGAGAACCTTTTATGATTCTCTCTTTTTTATTATCTATTGTCTTACTTTTTCTAAAACATTCTTTATTTGGTCTTTTGTTAGACCTCCCATAACATATCCATAAACATTTCCATTTTTATCTATAACAAAACTTGTAGGAAATGCTGATATAAAATACTGACTTGTTATTTTTTCTCCTTCCTCAAATACTGTTGGAAATGTATAATTATTTTCTTTTAAAAATTTTATTACATTTTCTTTCTTTTCATTATTAACACCTAAAAATATTACATCTTTTTTATTTTCTCCATATTCTTTATAAAG from the Fusobacterium perfoetens ATCC 29250 genome contains:
- a CDS encoding AbgT family transporter, which produces MEQKKGFFNKFLDGVEKVGNKLPHPITLFFILSVLVIVISEICVRTGVEVTYTGMNMKTKKIEDITLQAKSLLDANGIRYIFNSMTKNFTGFAPLGTVLVAMIGVGVAEGTGLINASLRKLVLSTPPRLLTAVLVFAGVMSNIASDAGYVVLIPLGAIIFASVGRHPLAGLAAAFSGVSGGFSANLLLGTIDPLLGGISTEAARIFAPNYTVLPTANWYFMMVSTFLITILGTVVTEKIVEPRLGEYKGDHKEELTEMGELEQRGLRNAGISLVIFLVIMGFLTIPENAIFRENGNLNNFMGNGLLPIIMLFFMIPGYAYGKTVGTIKTDKDVAKLMGKALASMGGYMALAFVAAQFIAYFSYTSLGTIVAVKGADFLQSIGFTGFPLVVAFICVAAFINLFMGSASAKWAIMAPVFIPMFMRLGFSPELTQAMYRIGDSSTNIISPLMSYFAFIVAYMQGFDKESGMGTLISTMLPYSITFLIGWTILLMIFFFLGLPIGPGVVMHYVM
- a CDS encoding CvfB family protein — translated: MIKIGKRQLLKVNNYTPIGLYLDAETGNEEDNILLPKNELELLEKKPEIGEELDVFIYRDSEDRLISTLRVTYATIGTLAKLEVTDINSKIGAFLDWGLKKELLLPKGQEVGKLEIGKKYLVGLYEDKKGRISATMKVYKFLLPCKDYKKNDLVTGTVYNIDNNIGVFVAVDDRYFGMMPKNEYFKEYKIGQEITARVIRVREDGKLDLAPRKLAFEQLDDDGKIILEKMRILKSAFHFNDKSSPEEIYDYFGISKKAFKRAIGGLLKQGLIEKNGENFVLKK
- a CDS encoding HTH domain-containing protein; the protein is MNLKDKVLELLQKSEPMKAGEIAEALGEDKKLVDKAIKELKAEESIISPKRCFYSAK
- a CDS encoding TlpA family protein disulfide reductase, which codes for MKKVISLLFLVFTIFSYGNEAKAPTFSLRDQYGVIHNLEDYRGKVVFLNFWATWCPPCRKEMPEIEELYKEYGENKKDVIFLGVNNEKKENVIKFLKENNYTFPTVFEEGEKITSQYFISAFPTSFVIDKNGNVYGYVMGGLTKDQIKNVLEKVRQ